The following proteins are encoded in a genomic region of Desulfuribacillus stibiiarsenatis:
- a CDS encoding transketolase family protein, which translates to MTKIATRDAYGKALVELGKINQNIVVLDADLSKSTKTADFAKEFPERFFDMGIAEQGMMGTAAGFATAGKIPFASTFAVFATARVMDQVRNSIAYPKLNVKIAATHAGLTVGEDGGSHQAIEDIAYMRAVPNMTVIVPADAEETKQVIFQAAEYNGPVYIRLGRPNVPVLFDENYKFEIGKGHQMRDGSDVTIIATGIMVSKALEAADKLKEQGISARVINIATIKPIDKDIIIKAANETRAIITAEEHSIIGGLGSAVAEVLSENAPTKMKRIGVQDTFGESGTPDALLEKYGLTAVKIAEAAIEILK; encoded by the coding sequence ATGACGAAAATTGCAACTCGTGATGCATATGGGAAAGCGTTAGTAGAATTAGGAAAAATAAATCAAAATATCGTGGTATTAGATGCGGACTTATCGAAGTCAACGAAGACTGCGGATTTTGCGAAGGAGTTTCCAGAGAGATTCTTCGATATGGGAATCGCTGAGCAAGGAATGATGGGTACTGCTGCGGGTTTTGCTACGGCAGGGAAGATTCCTTTCGCTAGCACATTTGCGGTATTTGCAACGGCACGTGTTATGGACCAAGTTCGTAACTCGATTGCCTATCCGAAGTTAAATGTAAAGATTGCAGCAACCCATGCAGGCTTAACTGTTGGGGAAGATGGTGGATCTCACCAAGCGATTGAAGATATAGCGTACATGCGTGCAGTACCGAATATGACGGTAATTGTACCTGCTGATGCAGAAGAGACGAAGCAAGTAATTTTCCAAGCAGCTGAATACAACGGGCCTGTCTATATCCGTTTAGGAAGACCGAATGTTCCAGTTCTTTTTGATGAAAATTACAAGTTTGAAATCGGTAAAGGTCATCAGATGCGTGACGGTTCTGATGTCACAATCATTGCTACTGGGATTATGGTGAGTAAAGCATTAGAAGCTGCTGACAAGCTTAAAGAGCAAGGGATTTCTGCTCGTGTCATTAACATTGCTACGATTAAGCCAATCGACAAAGATATTATCATTAAGGCAGCAAACGAAACAAGGGCAATTATCACGGCAGAAGAGCATTCTATCATAGGCGGTCTCGGAAGTGCTGTTGCGGAAGTGTTGTCAGAAAACGCACCAACTAAAATGAAGCGAATCGGCGTGCAAGATACTTTTGGAGAATCTGGAACGCCTGATGCACTACTAGAAAAGTATGGATTAACGGCTGTTAAGATAGCAGAAGCTGCGATTGAAATTTTAAAGTAA
- a CDS encoding c-type cytochrome produces the protein MNRVNLITIGKREIIWIAIAVVVVVVTILAIVFRDGQEVISNQSGVAPIGNKQEQSEESTIDDRESAARWYKQSCSLCHGDDKEGRLDYPSLIHVKEKYTVDEIYLIITEGTREMHGGFLQGKEAEAVARWLKAE, from the coding sequence ATGAACCGCGTTAATCTAATTACCATTGGAAAAAGAGAAATCATATGGATTGCAATTGCTGTAGTAGTCGTAGTTGTTACAATCCTTGCAATTGTTTTCCGAGATGGTCAAGAAGTGATTTCAAATCAATCGGGAGTAGCGCCGATTGGGAATAAGCAAGAGCAATCAGAAGAGTCTACGATTGATGATCGAGAAAGCGCTGCTCGCTGGTATAAGCAATCCTGTTCCTTATGTCATGGAGATGATAAGGAAGGACGCTTGGATTATCCTAGTCTAATACATGTGAAAGAGAAGTACACTGTGGATGAAATCTACTTGATCATTACTGAAGGAACGCGTGAGATGCATGGTGGATTCCTTCAAGGCAAGGAAGCAGAAGCAGTTGCTAGGTGGCTTAAAGCAGAGTAA